In Pseudodesulfovibrio sp. S3, one DNA window encodes the following:
- a CDS encoding arylesterase: MTDGPARIACFGDSLTQGYGLARDEALPASLERLLHDEGIDVRCLNFGMSGDTFGDGLARIDAVLAAEPDAVILEFGANDCFEEDPVDIIRSNAELVIKTLIQAGLPILLVGITALPELGLEYKRQFDPLFKELADRYSLPLFPDILACYFGDNSLTLLDGIHPNAQGVIAVAQKLLPQVRELILTAQTRD, encoded by the coding sequence ATGACCGATGGCCCGGCGCGCATAGCCTGCTTTGGCGACAGCCTGACCCAAGGGTATGGGCTGGCTCGCGACGAGGCCCTGCCCGCCTCCCTGGAGCGTCTGCTGCACGATGAGGGTATTGATGTCAGGTGCCTCAACTTCGGCATGTCTGGCGACACATTCGGAGACGGACTGGCCCGTATCGACGCAGTGCTGGCCGCTGAACCGGACGCGGTCATCCTCGAATTCGGAGCCAACGACTGCTTCGAAGAGGACCCCGTAGACATCATCCGGTCCAATGCCGAACTCGTCATCAAAACCCTGATCCAAGCAGGTCTGCCGATCCTGCTGGTGGGCATCACCGCCCTGCCGGAACTGGGCCTCGAATACAAAAGGCAATTCGACCCGCTTTTCAAAGAGCTGGCCGATCGATACTCCCTGCCCCTCTTCCCGGACATTCTGGCCTGCTATTTCGGCGACAACTCGCTGACCCTGCTGGACGGAATACATCCCAATGCCCAGGGCGTGATTGCCGTGGCGCAAAAACTGTTGCCCCAGGTCAGGGAACTGATTCTAACCGCGCAAACGAGGGATTGA
- a CDS encoding recombination-associated protein RdgC, translating to MSILSASLGLTRYRIIEEVSNELLQKVPDKLKQFCMVDIDGTADERSFGWTNIDDMLDMNWTQSPPEKADYFAFGLRLDTRRISPAVLKKHNTIALNKELEHNKEQGKNFVSRDRKREVKEQVTLRLRARTLPIPAVFDIIWNPAANRIYLTTTNAKVCALFEDQFTLTFDLHLEPLTPFFMAMDILGEEAAPRLENLDPTIFV from the coding sequence GTGAGTATACTCTCTGCCAGCCTCGGGCTGACACGCTACCGCATCATCGAGGAAGTATCCAACGAACTGCTTCAAAAAGTACCAGACAAACTGAAGCAATTCTGCATGGTTGACATTGACGGCACCGCTGACGAACGCTCCTTCGGCTGGACCAATATCGACGACATGCTGGACATGAACTGGACCCAGTCGCCGCCGGAAAAGGCAGACTACTTCGCTTTCGGTCTGAGGCTGGACACCCGTCGCATCTCCCCTGCCGTACTCAAAAAACACAACACCATAGCTCTCAACAAAGAGCTTGAGCACAACAAGGAGCAGGGCAAGAACTTCGTATCCCGCGACCGCAAGCGCGAGGTCAAGGAACAGGTAACCCTCAGGCTGCGTGCCCGCACTCTGCCCATCCCGGCCGTGTTCGACATCATCTGGAACCCCGCGGCCAACCGGATATACCTGACCACAACCAACGCCAAGGTATGCGCCTTGTTCGAAGACCAGTTCACCCTGACCTTCGACCTTCACCTCGAACCGTTGACCCCGTTCTTCATGGCCATGGACATCCTCGGCGAAGAGGCAGCCCCCAGACTCGAAAACCTCGACCCCACCATATTCGTTTAA